A stretch of Roseomonas marmotae DNA encodes these proteins:
- a CDS encoding N,N-dimethylformamidase beta subunit family domain-containing protein — protein MICDYDLLGYPDPLCVRAGETVRIHVSSEDGGTRYRADLVRVICGDETPGGVGLKEELVPGVLGTLHQGRRKSLHIGSYSLLPTPPAAAETAEFTASCRFFPTTPELGRRQVLMARGAGQDGWSLAIDAEGRLEGRVGQTTLRSPTRLLARYWFQATLSWSGGKARLTLRALQRFPAGQCDGDWNAAAAAPAVAGLPLTLAAEASEDAAALPRGVATSHYNGKIEAPCLFTGELAPDARARLFATGLPPRDESSLLGAWDLAEDISGSRVIDTGPHALHGVLVNLPTRGVTSADFDGTVQAWTVRPAHFAAVHFHDDDFEDARWEPDFEIRIPDDLPSGAYAARLTPEGKGPVEHVVFFVAPPRGEGRNPVAFLASTATYMAYATPHYSTDMAEMEPKRGTWMTIGAPEVFVHERRELGLSPYDTHSDGSGVCYSSRLRPLFAMRIRQRLWAFNADTHILEWLHAEGIGYDLITDDHLHAEGPSVLAPYRCVLTGTHPEYWTTRMLDSLEAWQAKGGRLIYLGGNGFYWRVAYHPEKPWLIEVRRAESGARYWETEPGEAYHSFTGEYGGLWRRLGRAPQRVAAAGTIATGFDFSSYYRLTPEARDPRAAWIFEGVEGEIVGNHGLIGGGAAGEEIDCADVKLGTPPHALVVGRSEGHTRYMLLAPEAMTSSIANHSGEENPEVRAELVFHEGPAGGAVFAVGSIAWAHSLPTNGHDNDVAQITRNVVLRFADPTPFPMPPAP, from the coding sequence GTGATCTGCGACTACGATCTCCTGGGCTACCCCGATCCGCTCTGTGTTCGGGCGGGCGAAACCGTGCGCATCCACGTTTCCTCAGAAGACGGTGGAACGCGCTATCGGGCCGACCTGGTGCGGGTGATCTGCGGCGATGAGACGCCGGGTGGCGTCGGGCTGAAGGAGGAACTGGTGCCGGGTGTGCTCGGCACCTTGCACCAGGGGCGGCGCAAGTCGCTGCACATCGGCTCCTACTCGCTGCTGCCAACGCCGCCCGCTGCTGCCGAGACGGCCGAGTTCACCGCGTCCTGCCGCTTCTTTCCGACCACGCCGGAACTCGGCCGGCGGCAGGTGCTGATGGCACGCGGCGCGGGACAGGATGGCTGGTCGCTGGCCATTGACGCTGAGGGGCGGTTGGAAGGACGTGTGGGCCAGACGACACTGCGCAGCCCGACAAGGCTGCTCGCCCGCTACTGGTTCCAGGCGACGCTGTCCTGGTCGGGCGGCAAGGCGCGGCTGACGCTGCGCGCTCTCCAGCGTTTCCCCGCGGGGCAGTGTGACGGCGACTGGAATGCCGCGGCGGCGGCGCCTGCGGTGGCAGGCCTTCCGCTGACCCTGGCGGCCGAGGCGTCGGAAGACGCCGCTGCGCTGCCGCGCGGCGTCGCCACCAGCCACTACAACGGCAAGATTGAAGCGCCTTGCCTCTTCACTGGCGAGCTGGCGCCGGACGCGCGTGCCAGGTTGTTCGCGACCGGCCTGCCGCCGCGCGATGAGTCGAGCCTGCTCGGCGCCTGGGATCTGGCGGAGGACATCTCCGGCAGCCGTGTCATCGATACCGGTCCGCATGCCCTACATGGTGTTCTGGTCAACCTGCCGACCCGCGGCGTGACCTCGGCCGATTTCGACGGCACCGTACAGGCCTGGACGGTGCGCCCGGCGCATTTCGCGGCGGTGCATTTCCATGATGACGATTTCGAGGATGCGCGCTGGGAGCCCGACTTCGAGATCCGGATCCCGGATGACCTGCCGAGCGGCGCCTACGCCGCGCGGCTGACGCCGGAGGGCAAGGGGCCGGTGGAACATGTGGTGTTCTTCGTCGCCCCGCCGCGTGGCGAGGGGCGCAACCCGGTCGCCTTTCTTGCCTCGACCGCGACCTACATGGCCTATGCGACGCCGCACTACAGCACCGACATGGCCGAGATGGAGCCCAAGCGCGGAACCTGGATGACGATCGGTGCGCCGGAAGTCTTCGTGCATGAGCGCCGCGAGTTGGGACTCTCCCCCTACGATACCCATTCGGACGGTTCCGGCGTCTGCTACTCCTCGCGGCTGCGGCCCCTCTTCGCCATGCGAATCCGCCAGCGCCTGTGGGCGTTCAACGCGGACACGCACATTCTGGAATGGCTGCACGCCGAAGGCATCGGCTACGACCTGATCACCGATGACCACCTTCACGCGGAAGGGCCGAGCGTGCTCGCGCCGTATCGCTGCGTGCTCACCGGCACCCATCCGGAATACTGGACCACCCGCATGCTGGACTCGCTCGAGGCCTGGCAGGCGAAAGGGGGGCGGCTGATCTATCTCGGCGGCAATGGCTTCTACTGGCGCGTGGCCTACCACCCGGAGAAGCCGTGGCTGATCGAGGTGCGCCGCGCCGAGAGCGGGGCGCGCTATTGGGAAACCGAGCCTGGCGAGGCCTATCACTCCTTTACCGGCGAATATGGCGGCTTGTGGCGCCGGCTCGGGCGGGCGCCGCAGCGAGTGGCGGCTGCCGGCACGATTGCCACAGGATTCGATTTCTCGAGCTACTATCGCCTGACACCGGAAGCGCGCGATCCGCGCGCCGCCTGGATCTTTGAGGGCGTGGAGGGGGAGATTGTCGGCAATCACGGCCTCATCGGCGGTGGCGCGGCGGGAGAGGAAATCGACTGCGCCGATGTGAAGCTCGGAACGCCGCCGCATGCGCTCGTGGTCGGGCGCAGCGAAGGCCACACACGCTACATGCTGCTGGCGCCGGAGGCGATGACGTCCTCGATCGCCAACCATAGTGGCGAGGAGAACCCTGAGGTGCGGGCCGAACTGGTGTTCCATGAGGGGCCGGCCGGCGGGGCGGTCTTCGCCGTCGGTTCGATCGCCTGGGCGCATTCCTTGCCGACGAATGGGCACGACAACGACGTCGCGCAGATTACACGGAACGTCGTGCTGCGCTTCGCGGATCCGACGCCCTTCCCCATGCCACCAGCGCCTTAG
- a CDS encoding ABC transporter substrate-binding protein, with translation MSVPIGRRAILALPATLAMPHLATAQAAGRVIMASWGGRGAQTYRDVYGAPFTRETGIPVTVAEVSDPAAAVAAAQGRPQHNVIVAASYQAANLANRGLIQELTPDDIPNVRHIPEEYWVRDRQGKLIGMPTSFLYYGIAYNKELARASDLQSWHALKDRKWRGQLSITRPVFLGPYDLTLFAKLNGSDENDIRPGVPMLEAIARNAGAVYTSMASLQTQLSRGEVAAAPFYSSQVQLLRRAGERQVDIILPEEGGLNLSYVFAIPKNAPDQEAARRFLNRATDHQAAIGVFREAGSLPLNPEVVIPAELEQELGLTMAEVRRRNYAPNWYTIAANLDERVRLAEQIVDRAR, from the coding sequence ATGTCTGTCCCGATCGGACGCCGCGCCATTCTCGCCTTGCCGGCCACCCTGGCCATGCCGCATCTCGCGACGGCGCAGGCCGCCGGGAGGGTCATCATGGCCTCCTGGGGTGGCCGCGGCGCACAGACATACCGCGACGTCTATGGTGCGCCTTTCACCCGGGAGACTGGCATTCCCGTGACGGTGGCCGAAGTTTCCGATCCTGCGGCCGCTGTCGCCGCGGCGCAGGGCCGGCCCCAGCACAACGTCATCGTCGCGGCGTCCTACCAGGCTGCCAACCTGGCGAACCGCGGTCTCATCCAGGAATTGACGCCGGACGACATCCCGAATGTCCGCCACATTCCCGAGGAGTATTGGGTGCGAGACCGGCAGGGCAAGCTGATCGGGATGCCAACGAGCTTCCTCTACTACGGCATTGCCTACAACAAGGAGCTGGCACGCGCCTCCGACTTGCAGTCCTGGCACGCGCTCAAGGACCGCAAGTGGCGTGGGCAGCTTTCCATCACCCGCCCGGTCTTCCTGGGCCCTTATGACCTGACGCTCTTCGCTAAGCTGAACGGCAGCGACGAGAACGACATCCGTCCAGGCGTGCCGATGCTGGAGGCAATCGCGCGCAATGCCGGCGCGGTCTACACCTCGATGGCGTCGCTGCAGACCCAGCTCTCGCGCGGCGAGGTGGCGGCGGCACCGTTCTATTCCTCGCAGGTCCAGCTCCTGAGGCGTGCGGGTGAGCGCCAGGTCGATATCATCCTGCCGGAGGAAGGCGGGCTGAACCTTTCTTACGTGTTCGCCATTCCGAAGAACGCTCCCGACCAGGAAGCAGCGCGACGGTTCCTCAACCGCGCTACGGATCATCAGGCCGCCATCGGTGTTTTCCGGGAAGCCGGTTCGCTGCCGCTGAATCCGGAAGTCGTCATCCCAGCCGAGCTGGAGCAGGAGCTTGGCCTGACCATGGCGGAAGTCAGGCGGCGAAACTATGCGCCGAACTGGTACACGATCGCCGCCAATCTCGACGAACGTGTCCGCCTCGCCGAGCAGATCGTAGACCGGGCTCGCTGA
- a CDS encoding ABC transporter permease, whose translation MLLLILLPAPLVVVIGASFHPTAVLRFPPDGFSLRWYEEFLGSAIWIRALGISALIAVAAAILTTLAALGAALALERAPERLRSVAETMILLPLLFPHAAIGIAFLGWLIAVQMNGTGAGILIAHLMLCAPFAYRPIAVALRQIDPSLAEAARVLGADERAAFSRVRLPLLRPGLSASLLFSFIVSFDEVTVTMFLIGPEVTTLPVAIYGHLHDSADPVVAAISSLLIVFTSALVLLAQRSFGLKIFVDVEEDSRRA comes from the coding sequence GTGCTGCTGCTGATCCTGCTGCCGGCACCGCTGGTGGTGGTCATCGGCGCATCCTTTCATCCCACGGCGGTGCTGCGCTTTCCGCCCGATGGCTTCTCGCTGCGGTGGTATGAAGAGTTTCTTGGCTCGGCGATCTGGATACGGGCACTCGGCATCTCGGCTCTCATCGCCGTTGCTGCCGCGATCCTCACCACGCTGGCGGCGCTCGGCGCGGCGCTGGCGCTGGAACGCGCGCCGGAGCGCCTGCGCAGTGTGGCCGAGACGATGATCCTGCTGCCATTGCTGTTTCCGCATGCCGCGATCGGCATCGCCTTCCTGGGCTGGCTGATCGCCGTCCAGATGAACGGCACCGGCGCCGGCATCCTGATCGCGCATCTCATGCTGTGCGCCCCCTTCGCCTACCGGCCCATCGCGGTGGCACTGCGCCAGATTGACCCCTCACTGGCGGAGGCGGCGCGCGTGCTTGGGGCCGATGAGCGCGCGGCGTTCAGTCGCGTGAGGCTTCCCCTGCTGCGGCCGGGACTTTCCGCCTCCCTGCTGTTCTCCTTCATCGTCTCCTTCGACGAGGTAACGGTCACGATGTTCCTCATCGGGCCGGAGGTGACGACGCTCCCGGTGGCCATCTACGGCCACCTGCACGACAGCGCCGACCCGGTGGTGGCTGCCATCTCAAGCCTGCTCATCGTGTTCACGTCCGCCCTCGTGCTGCTTGCGCAGCGGAGCTTCGGATTGAAGATCTTCGTGGACGTGGAAGAGGACTCGCGCCGCGCATGA
- a CDS encoding ABC transporter permease, with the protein MALLVIAFAASIAALLWSSLAADGMTLIVAQLADPMMQRILWRTVWIAVATTLLCLLLGYPLALFLARSPRRDLWLMLVISPWLVSIVVRTFGWMVLLGNRGVLNEALRNLGLIDMPIRILFTPTAVLIGLTHVLLPFMVIALLSSLLRQDIRLEEAARVLGATGWQSFRRVTLPLSLPGVLGGCSLVLLISTGAIVTPLLLGGLRDRMLGTQIYTEIFQIFDFARASAMATILLVVSLLLVMPLQMWEGRLRRRGSL; encoded by the coding sequence ATGGCGCTGCTCGTCATCGCCTTCGCTGCCAGCATCGCGGCGCTGCTCTGGTCCAGCCTTGCCGCCGATGGCATGACGCTCATCGTCGCCCAGCTCGCCGATCCCATGATGCAGCGCATCCTCTGGCGGACGGTCTGGATCGCCGTGGCGACGACGCTGCTGTGCCTGCTTCTCGGCTACCCGCTTGCATTGTTCCTTGCACGCTCGCCTCGCCGCGACCTCTGGCTGATGCTGGTCATCTCGCCCTGGCTGGTAAGCATCGTGGTGCGGACCTTTGGCTGGATGGTGCTGCTGGGCAACCGCGGCGTACTCAACGAGGCGCTGCGCAACCTCGGCCTGATCGACATGCCGATCCGCATCCTGTTCACGCCGACCGCGGTTCTGATTGGCCTGACACATGTGCTGCTGCCTTTCATGGTCATCGCGCTGCTCTCCTCCCTGCTGCGCCAGGACATTCGGCTGGAGGAGGCGGCGCGGGTGCTCGGCGCGACCGGCTGGCAATCCTTCCGGCGCGTGACCTTGCCATTGTCGTTGCCCGGCGTGCTCGGCGGCTGCTCGCTGGTATTGCTGATCTCGACCGGTGCGATCGTGACGCCGCTGCTGCTTGGCGGGTTGCGTGACCGCATGCTCGGTACGCAGATCTACACCGAGATCTTCCAGATCTTCGATTTCGCCCGTGCGTCGGCGATGGCGACTATTCTGCTCGTCGTCTCCCTGCTGCTGGTGATGCCGCTGCAGATGTGGGAGGGGCGGCTTCGCCGCCGGGGGAGCCTGTGA
- a CDS encoding ABC transporter ATP-binding protein: protein MDKGHLQVREVGKSFGAVRALAGVSLDIQPGEFISFLGPSGCGKTTLLRLIAGFETPDVGGIALDGRPLQGLPPNHRDIGLVFQNLALFPHLSVAENIGFGLSLRRRPAAEIEREVRSALELVDLPDYGARRIQQLSGGQRQRVALARALVLRPGLLLLDEPLSALDLKLRRQLQGELKSVQRRTGTTFIFVTHDQEEALSMADRVAVFQSGQLAQVGTPQEVYQRPANRFVAEFVGEANMLGPDELARLGVSLPANRLLVVRPEEVSVGAAALERPVRLEGSIDAMDFIGPHARFRVAPHGGGPALIAVLPGSAAGNLGLGSKATLGFDPATCATVAA, encoded by the coding sequence TTGGACAAGGGTCACCTCCAGGTCAGAGAAGTCGGTAAGTCCTTCGGTGCTGTCCGGGCGTTGGCCGGTGTCTCGCTCGACATCCAGCCCGGCGAGTTCATCTCCTTCCTTGGGCCATCCGGCTGCGGCAAGACCACCCTGTTGCGGCTGATTGCCGGCTTCGAAACGCCAGATGTCGGCGGCATCGCGCTCGACGGACGGCCGCTTCAGGGCTTGCCGCCAAACCATCGCGACATTGGCCTCGTCTTCCAGAACCTCGCGCTCTTCCCTCATCTCTCGGTCGCTGAAAACATCGGCTTTGGCCTTTCGCTGCGCCGACGCCCGGCTGCCGAGATCGAGCGCGAGGTGCGGTCAGCGCTAGAACTCGTGGATCTGCCCGACTACGGAGCGCGCCGGATCCAGCAGCTTTCGGGTGGGCAGCGGCAACGCGTCGCATTGGCGCGTGCGCTGGTATTGCGCCCGGGATTGCTGCTGCTCGACGAGCCGCTGTCGGCCCTGGACCTGAAGTTGCGCCGGCAGTTGCAGGGCGAACTGAAGAGCGTGCAGCGGCGCACGGGGACCACCTTCATCTTCGTTACTCACGACCAGGAGGAGGCACTTTCCATGGCGGATCGCGTCGCCGTGTTCCAAAGTGGTCAATTGGCGCAGGTCGGCACACCGCAGGAGGTCTATCAGCGTCCCGCCAACCGCTTCGTCGCCGAGTTCGTGGGGGAGGCCAACATGCTCGGCCCGGACGAACTCGCACGGCTTGGCGTGTCGCTGCCCGCCAACCGATTGCTCGTCGTGCGGCCAGAGGAGGTCAGTGTCGGCGCTGCAGCGCTGGAGCGCCCGGTGCGCTTGGAGGGCAGCATCGACGCGATGGATTTCATCGGGCCCCATGCGCGCTTCCGCGTTGCCCCGCACGGCGGCGGTCCGGCCTTGATCGCCGTGCTGCCTGGTTCCGCCGCTGGCAATCTGGGGCTCGGCAGCAAGGCGACATTGGGATTTGATCCGGCGACATGCGCCACGGTGGCGGCGTGA
- a CDS encoding IS5 family transposase, whose translation MAQRQIGQEGFGFIPLRGSHSSLDELESLIDWHPIATVLGEIHAAAKGEPAWPPLALFKAMLIAVWYDLSDVKLAEALDDLASFRRFCGFAAQEPTPERTAFVRLRRQLVACELDQVLFAEVTEQLKAKAVKVKTGTLVDATVITSASEQDEEARWSGHQRRRAIHGYKAHVGADGDTAIVERVSVTPGNAHDGRSGEGALPDKPGTVFADSAYRGQLFAAAVRIRGGVPHVAQSSIWAHEDDRTAVRRLRDWNNSIHRVRCRIEKVFGTWKRSYGLRRMRWRGLAKAALQVCLTAMAYNLKRTATIMRPASS comes from the coding sequence ATGGCGCAGCGCCAGATCGGCCAGGAAGGCTTCGGTTTTATCCCTTTACGTGGCAGTCACTCGTCACTGGATGAGTTGGAAAGCCTGATTGACTGGCATCCCATTGCGACGGTGCTCGGTGAGATCCATGCCGCGGCTAAAGGCGAACCCGCTTGGCCGCCGCTCGCCCTGTTCAAGGCGATGCTGATCGCGGTCTGGTATGATCTATCGGACGTGAAGCTGGCCGAGGCGCTGGATGACCTTGCCTCCTTCCGCCGCTTCTGCGGCTTTGCTGCGCAAGAGCCGACACCGGAGCGCACCGCCTTTGTCCGGCTTCGGAGGCAGTTGGTGGCTTGTGAACTGGACCAGGTGCTATTCGCTGAGGTGACGGAGCAGCTCAAGGCCAAGGCCGTGAAGGTAAAGACGGGCACGCTGGTCGATGCCACGGTGATCACCTCCGCCAGTGAGCAAGATGAGGAAGCCCGTTGGTCCGGTCATCAGCGACGCCGCGCGATCCATGGCTACAAGGCGCATGTTGGTGCGGACGGCGATACCGCCATCGTGGAGCGGGTCTCGGTCACACCTGGAAATGCCCATGATGGGCGCTCCGGCGAAGGAGCGCTTCCGGACAAGCCCGGCACTGTCTTTGCCGACAGCGCCTATCGGGGCCAGCTCTTCGCCGCGGCAGTCCGCATCAGGGGCGGAGTGCCGCATGTGGCGCAGAGCAGCATTTGGGCCCACGAGGATGACCGGACGGCAGTGCGCAGGCTACGGGACTGGAACAACAGCATCCATCGCGTCCGCTGCCGCATTGAGAAGGTCTTCGGTACCTGGAAGCGCAGCTATGGGTTACGCCGCATGCGCTGGCGAGGATTGGCCAAAGCGGCTCTGCAGGTCTGCCTCACCGCCATGGCCTACAACCTGAAACGAACTGCCACCATCATGAGGCCGGCAAGCAGTTGA
- a CDS encoding helix-turn-helix domain-containing protein → MERELIKERTIAGLAAARAKGSTGGGRKSVMTPDMLDTARKLLKAGDKPAKVAKLLQVGRSTFYRHFPAAEREPG, encoded by the coding sequence ATGGAACGCGAGTTGATAAAGGAGCGAACGATAGCTGGTCTGGCGGCAGCACGGGCGAAGGGCAGCACGGGAGGGGGCCGCAAGTCGGTCATGACGCCCGACATGCTCGACACCGCACGCAAGCTGCTAAAAGCCGGCGACAAGCCCGCCAAGGTCGCGAAGCTGCTGCAAGTCGGCCGGTCGACCTTCTACCGCCACTTTCCTGCGGCTGAACGTGAACCCGGCTGA
- the tnpA gene encoding IS66-like element accessory protein TnpA, with protein sequence MSARTEFVEVVTRGERRRRWSPEQKLRIVAEAMDPTVTAVDVARRWGIGTGLLYTWRRELLMAVTPAPITPGLPAIAAEEAPCENAPAVIAEAASLPGDGRIEIALPGGVVVRVDAGVDEAALRRVLAALERR encoded by the coding sequence ATGAGTGCCCGTACGGAATTCGTGGAAGTGGTGACCCGCGGTGAACGGCGCCGCCGCTGGAGCCCCGAGCAAAAGCTGCGGATCGTCGCCGAGGCGATGGACCCCACAGTCACCGCGGTCGATGTGGCACGGCGCTGGGGGATCGGCACGGGACTGCTTTATACATGGCGACGCGAGCTGCTGATGGCGGTCACCCCGGCGCCGATCACGCCAGGGCTCCCTGCGATCGCAGCGGAGGAAGCCCCCTGCGAGAATGCGCCTGCCGTCATTGCTGAGGCCGCCTCGCTGCCTGGTGACGGACGGATCGAGATCGCGCTTCCAGGTGGTGTCGTCGTCCGTGTTGATGCCGGGGTAGACGAGGCGGCGCTTCGGCGCGTCCTTGCGGCACTGGAGAGGCGATGA
- the tnpC gene encoding IS66 family transposase, with amino-acid sequence MTAADDTNGADAEVVLLRAALAAAEARIAALEGMLHALNRARFGQSAERIDPGQLVLALGRDVPPPPPANDAPGEDGPRGRPSARRNRGALPPHLERVERVLEPASRTCSCCGSDMRVIGEDRSERLDVVPARLRVLVTVRPRLACRGCVGGVHQAPAPEHAVTRGLPTEALLAHVLVSKYGDGLPLYRQVAILRRSGVRLDRSTLCDWVGAACWWLRPLYERVLEHVRKQGRVFADDTPLPTLERGRGRTRKGALWAYAVDDRPWLGRAPPAVAYAYAPDRKGARPAAHLGRFRGVLQVDGYDGFKAMRRERRDGSVTLAFCWAHLRRRFFEVHAGTKSPIAAEALLRIGELYRIEREIRGRSAEQRRAIRRERSAPLVAALEIWLRAQLDRLSQGSKLAGDIRYGLRHWGGLVRFLEDGRLEMDTNTVERQIRPVAVTRKAALFAGSEAGGANWAIATTLIRTALMNDVEPEAWLTDVLQRMVRGDVRSNGLDALLPWTWGRDTAAAA; translated from the coding sequence GTGACAGCAGCCGATGACACGAACGGGGCGGACGCGGAGGTGGTTCTCCTGCGCGCTGCGCTGGCTGCCGCCGAGGCGAGGATCGCGGCACTCGAGGGCATGCTCCACGCGCTCAACCGCGCACGCTTCGGCCAGAGTGCCGAGCGCATCGATCCCGGCCAGCTTGTCCTTGCACTTGGCCGCGACGTGCCACCCCCGCCGCCCGCGAACGATGCGCCGGGGGAGGATGGCCCTCGCGGACGCCCATCGGCGCGCCGGAACCGCGGCGCCTTGCCGCCGCACCTCGAGAGAGTGGAGCGCGTGCTGGAACCCGCCAGCCGGACCTGTTCTTGCTGCGGCAGCGACATGCGCGTCATCGGCGAGGACCGGTCAGAGCGGCTCGACGTCGTGCCCGCGAGGCTGCGGGTGCTGGTGACCGTCCGCCCGCGCCTGGCCTGTCGTGGCTGCGTGGGCGGTGTTCATCAGGCGCCTGCCCCGGAGCACGCGGTGACGCGCGGTCTGCCGACCGAGGCGCTGCTGGCGCATGTGCTCGTCTCGAAATACGGCGACGGCCTGCCGCTGTACCGCCAGGTGGCAATCCTCCGCCGCAGCGGGGTGAGGCTCGACCGCTCGACCCTCTGCGACTGGGTCGGGGCAGCTTGTTGGTGGCTCCGGCCTCTCTACGAGCGGGTCCTGGAGCATGTCAGGAAACAGGGACGGGTGTTCGCCGACGACACGCCACTTCCCACCCTGGAGCGCGGTCGCGGGCGAACCCGCAAGGGGGCCCTCTGGGCCTATGCCGTCGACGACCGCCCCTGGCTGGGGCGGGCTCCTCCTGCGGTCGCTTATGCCTACGCGCCGGACCGCAAGGGAGCGCGACCCGCTGCTCATCTCGGCCGGTTCCGAGGCGTGCTGCAGGTCGACGGCTATGACGGGTTCAAGGCCATGCGGCGGGAGCGCCGCGACGGCTCGGTGACGCTGGCCTTCTGTTGGGCGCACCTGCGCCGACGGTTCTTTGAGGTCCATGCGGGCACGAAGTCGCCCATCGCCGCCGAGGCCTTGCTGCGTATCGGGGAGCTCTACCGGATCGAGCGCGAGATCCGGGGCCGCTCGGCGGAGCAGCGCCGCGCCATCCGTCGCGAGAGGAGCGCGCCGCTGGTCGCCGCCCTCGAGATCTGGCTGCGGGCGCAGCTGGATCGCCTCAGCCAGGGCTCCAAGCTCGCCGGGGACATCCGCTACGGCCTGCGCCACTGGGGCGGTCTCGTGCGGTTCCTTGAGGACGGCAGGCTGGAGATGGATACAAACACGGTGGAGCGGCAGATCAGGCCCGTGGCCGTCACCCGCAAGGCGGCGCTGTTCGCAGGCAGTGAGGCAGGCGGCGCGAACTGGGCCATCGCGACGACGCTGATCCGGACGGCCCTGATGAATGACGTTGAGCCCGAGGCCTGGCTGACCGACGTGCTGCAGCGGATGGTCCGCGGCGACGTGCGCTCGAACGGGCTTGATGCCCTTCTCCCCTGGACCTGGGGCCGGGACACCGCCGCAGCGGCGTAG
- a CDS encoding glutathione S-transferase family protein, which produces MDHELFWISGSPYAWRVQLALEYKGVPYVSRRLDAGKQEHRAPAFLALNPRGKVPVLKTGDTALYESVAIIAFLDRAYPAVPLLGQTAQEHGRVWQRVSEFENYTRDLFDVEIVRPLLRGYAKDDPEAMRASAARVYDALGWMEQALSITPYLAGDDITATDIVALPNIQMLRRVAVRSEAIEMELGLEDLGARLPALGAWLSRMETMRGYDAAYPPHWRT; this is translated from the coding sequence ATGGATCACGAACTCTTCTGGATAAGCGGCAGCCCCTACGCGTGGCGGGTGCAGTTGGCGCTCGAATACAAAGGCGTGCCGTATGTCTCGCGCCGGCTGGATGCGGGCAAGCAGGAACATCGCGCGCCGGCATTCCTCGCGCTGAACCCGCGCGGGAAGGTTCCGGTCCTGAAGACTGGCGACACGGCGCTGTACGAATCCGTGGCGATCATCGCTTTCCTGGATCGCGCGTATCCCGCCGTGCCGCTGCTCGGACAGACAGCACAGGAGCACGGCCGAGTCTGGCAGCGCGTGAGCGAGTTCGAGAATTACACGCGCGATCTGTTTGATGTGGAGATCGTCCGCCCGCTGTTGCGCGGCTATGCGAAGGACGATCCCGAAGCGATGCGCGCGTCAGCCGCTCGCGTCTATGATGCGCTTGGCTGGATGGAGCAGGCACTGTCGATCACGCCTTATCTGGCGGGCGACGACATCACCGCAACGGACATCGTCGCACTGCCGAACATCCAGATGCTGCGTCGGGTCGCAGTGCGTTCGGAAGCCATCGAAATGGAGCTTGGCCTCGAAGACCTCGGCGCGCGTCTGCCAGCATTGGGCGCCTGGCTGTCGCGCATGGAGACAATGCGGGGCTATGACGCTGCTTACCCACCGCACTGGCGGACTTGA